One genomic window of Lepeophtheirus salmonis chromosome 5, UVic_Lsal_1.4, whole genome shotgun sequence includes the following:
- the LOC121118260 gene encoding uncharacterized protein, with amino-acid sequence MLSAIARKVVTYNKVKNALLSYEDVIERLLKITDHCSAIRDPSDPIITFYKEFIQHYLNNLGNPSSTSFFHLCTKEFESEVIKYFASLYQLKKGQIGGYIEWDLERCELFIFNTVIARFQRHCVFFLPKEINRRILSQLKLFDIAPEQIKFINSNPFHSGMTLVNLREEMKNLDKSVPILLWLSLGDVNGNIDSLNEIQSIIGERKNVHIHYSCSTLGVILPFLQNDYGINFENGLDSITFPLSDFFGIPISGGISLIKKHLTNESCLKIAVVKQIDYTVPGSRIGHLQLLIWVALQARGSTGIQEEIKRIQKNCSYVQKTLALNDKFVQSNDLHTSIFFETTSSSLIKQWNLKRNNGSKNTYQFEFLPHMTNSKLDMFMEQFLGRTPKKLASLSKEDTPDECVKVYTISESDRLRLHNFSKFIRDFKRTFIGYPINMEFSDKYLKDVLKIFEYDINLKSIKAIEADLMRYMADLFRISREELYAVVTSGGSFSNLLGSLIPRTHFQNPILYVSDDAHYSMLKYSKILNIDYITVKSQDSGEIDYEDLEKQVVQNINSPVIINLNIGTTMKGAIDSIKKTKILFNKLKLTKYHIHCDAALDGGFLPLVNSSPQLGFDLGIDSLSFSMHKYLGVPIPCSIFLTRKIFMTNETTQIIDDIFSVKDGIVVALTWYAINRQRTIPPGTEAKELLQKANYLLQKMKEISYPSWNNKFSNIVYFKKPSEKVIIKWNLATVGDLSHIVLMHHVDYDIINEFFNDILCDFNHLNQNTSNI; translated from the coding sequence ATGCTCTCAGCTATTGCAAGAAAAGTTGTGACCTATAACAAGGTCAAAAATGCTTTACTCTCCTATGAGGATGTTATTGAACGTCTCCTCAAGATTACTGATCACTGCTCCGCCATTCGTGACCCCAGCGATCCCATCATCACTTTTTACAAGGAATTTATACAACACTACTTGAATAATCTCGGGAATCCATCATCGACTTCCTTTTTCCATTTATGCACCAAGGAATTTGAATCTGAGgttataaaatactttgcaaGTCTCTATCAATTAAAGAAGGGCCAAATTGGAGGCTACATTGAATGGGATCTCGAGAGATGTGagctctttatttttaacacgGTCATTGCTCGTTTCCAAAGACATTGTgtcttttttcttccaaaagagATTAATCGAAGGATTCTTTCACAGCTCAAGCTCTTTGATATAGCCCCAGagcaaatcaaatttataaattcgaATCCGTTTCATAGTGGAATGACTTTGGTTAATTTACGGGAGGAAATGAAAAACCTGGATAAGTCTGTTCCTATCCTGCTTTGGCTTTCCTTGGGGGATGTAAATGGTAATATTGATAGCTTAAACGAAATACAATCCATTattggagaaagaaaaaatgttcaCATTCACTACTCTTGCTCAACACTAGGGGTTATATtgccatttttacaaaatgattatGGAATTAATTTCGAAAATGGTTTGGACTCCATTACTTTTCCTCTCTCAGATTTTTTTGGCATCCCTATTTCTGGAGGAATTtcgttaattaaaaaacatttaaccaATGAGTCTTGTTTGAAAATAGCTGTTGTCAAACAGATAGACTACACTGTCCCCGGATCCAGAATAGGCCATCTTCAACTATTAATATGGGTGGCTCTTCAGGCAAGAGGATCAACTGGCattcaagaagaaataaaaagaatacaaaagaaCTGTTCTTATGTACAAAAGACTCTCgcattaaatgataaatttgttcAATCCAATGACTTACATACTTCTATATTCTTTGAAACAACTTCAAGTAGTCTCATTAAGCAATGGAACTTGAAAAGAAATAATGGATCTAAGAACACTTATCAATTTGAATTTCTACCCCATATGACTAACTCCAAATTAGATATGTTTATGGAACAGTTTTTAGGACGCACACCCAAGAAATTGGCCAGTCTCTCAAAAGAAGACACTCCAGATGAATGTGTTAAAGTCTATACGATATCCGAGTCCGATAGGTTACGGCTTCATAATTTTTCTAAGTTTATCAGGGATTTTAAAAGAACATTCATTGGATACCCCATCAATATGGAATTCTCAGATAAGTATCTGAAAGACGtattaaagatatttgaatatgatataaatttaaaatccatcAAAGCAATAGAGGCTGATCTAATGAGATACATGGCAGACTTGTTTCGAATTTCACGTGAAGAACTATATGCCGTAGTTACATCTGGTGGAAGTTTTAGTAATTTACTTGGTTCTCTGATTCCTCGAACTCACTTCCAGAATCCCATTTTATATGTAAGTGATGATGCTCACTACTCTATgctcaaatattcaaaaatattgaatattgacTACATTACCGTAAAGAGCCAAGACTCGGGAGAGATTGACTATGAAGATCTTGAAAAACAAGTGGTTCAGAACATTAATAGCccagttattattaatttgaatattggaACGACGATGAAGGGTGCCATTGatagcattaaaaaaacaaaaatactttttaacaagTTAAAATTGACAAAGTATCACATACATTGTGATGCAGCACTGGATGGGGGTTTTCTACCCCTCGTTAACAGTTCTCCACAGCTTGGCTTTGACCTGGGCATTGACTCTTTATCCTTTTCAATGCATAAATACCTCGGAGTTCCAATTCCCTGCAGTATATTTTTAACACGTAAGATCTTTATGACAAATGAAACAACTCAAATcattgatgatatattttccGTCAAAGATGGAATTGTGGTTGCCCTCACTTGGTATGCGATTAATCGACAGAGAACCATACCTCCAGGAACTGAAGCCAAAGAACTACTTCAAAAAGCAAATTATCTCttgcaaaaaatgaaagaaatatcctACCCTTCTTGGAATAACAAATTCAGtaacattgtttattttaagaaaCCATCAGagaaagttataattaaatggaATCTTGCTACAGTCGGAGATTTAAGTCATATCGTACTAATGCATCACGTTGACTATGATAttatcaatgaattttttaatgatatactATGTGATTTCAATCATCTCAATCAAAATACATCTAATATATAG